A single genomic interval of Cucumis sativus cultivar 9930 chromosome 5, Cucumber_9930_V3, whole genome shotgun sequence harbors:
- the LOC101214185 gene encoding PSME3-interacting protein has product MEDESSRAIRLMNFVSEEQLDEAKKTRGERVEDGTAQRDRPLFEILKENKDKRDAEFNERFKHRPPKALDEDETEFLDKLETSKREYERQMANAEEQELRSFQAAVAAQSILLSEVREITPPAPAAQEKASVRRETPVSRPPSMIIRVKPQAKKARIEPRSPKIAGSTTEIHVAKAEETSNSVKTLDTNSDRPLEAGAITGLVSYSDESEDED; this is encoded by the exons ATGGAGGATGAATCTTCGCGAGCAATTAGGCTTATGAATTTCGTCTCTGAGGAGCAG CTGGATGAAGCCAAGAAAACAAGGGGCGAACGAGTTGAGGATGGCACTGCTCAAAGAGACAGACCCCTCTTCGAG attttaaaggaaaataaagaCAAGCGTGATGCTGAGTTTAATGAACGGTTCAAGCACA GACCACCAAAGGCTCTGGACGAGGATGAGACAGAATTTCTGGATAAATTGGAAACG TCAAAGAGAGAATATGAAAGGCAAATGGCCAATGCTGAGGAACAAGAGCTCCGCAGTTTTCAA GCAGCAGTAGCAGCACAATCTATTTTGTTGAGTGAAGTGAGGGAAATAACCCCTCCTGCTCCAGCAGCTCAG GAAAAAGCATCAGTTAGGAGAGAAACTCCAGTCAGTCGACCCCCAAGTATGATTATCAGAGTAAAGCCACAGGCAAAGAAAGCGAGGATTGAACCTAGAAGCCCAAAAATCGCTGGTAGCACAACTGAAATCCATGTTGCCAAAGCAGAGGAGACTTCAAACTCAGTGAAAACACTTGATACCAATAGTGATAGGCCGCTGGAAGCTGGTGCTATAACAGGACTAGTTTCATATAGTGATGAaagtgaagatgaagattag
- the LOC101220540 gene encoding pectinesterase produces the protein MLGKVIVSGLSLILVVGIALAIAATINKSNASNGGTEDVSPKMKAVSAICSTTDYQDECKTTLDHVARNTSSNDPKDYAEAAILATIGEITKGYNLSDSLIVEASTNASIKMSVEDCKDLLQFAIDELQASYSAVGESDLHTDSDRVADIKNWLSAVISYQQSCLDGLGEFDPQLKQRMQDGLDVAGKLTSNALAIVTAVSNILDNYRLQLKVQPSGRRLLGTTVVDRDGFPTWLTGADRKLLASKQRGVRPTPNAVVAKDGSGKYKTIAAALAAYPKVLRGRYVIYVKAGIYDEYITLTKDMKNVFMYGDGPRKTIVTGRKSNRDGFTTQNTASFAAIGEGFLCKSMGFTNTAGPEGHQAVALRVQSDRSAFFNCRMDGHQDTLYVQTHRQFYRNCVVSGTVDFIFGDSSTVIQNSLIIVRRPMDNQQNTVTAQGRAEQKEITGLVIHNCRIVPEQKLFAERFKIPTFLGRPWKQYARTVIMESTLGDFIQPAGYMPWSGDFALETCLYLEYGNRGPGANTNRRVRWKGAKVIGRNEALQYTAGAFLLGRSWLPTTGGLYYLGLKN, from the exons ATGCTCGGGAAGGTGATCGTGTCGGGATTATCCCTTATTCTCGTTGTTGGTATAGCTCTAGCCATTGCCGCCACGATAAACAAAAGCAATGCTTCTAATGGTGGAACAGAGGACGTATCACCAAAGATGAAGGCAGTCTCAGCCATTTGTTCTACTACAGATTATCAAGATGAATGCAAAACTACACTTGACCATGTTGCTCGTAATACCTCTTCAAATGACCCCAAAGACTATGCTGAAGCAGCAATTCTTGCCACTATTGGGGAAATTACAAAAGGCTACAACTTGTCTGATAGCCTTATCGTGGAGGCCAGTACCAATGCCTCCATCAAAATGAGTGTTGAAGATTGCAAGGATTTGTTACAATTCGCCATTGATGAGTTGCAAGCATCGTATTCCGCTGTTGGAGAGTCTGATTTGCATACCGATTCAGATCGTGTTGCTGATATTAAGAATTGGCTTAGTGCTGTTATTTCTTATCAACAATCATGTCTTGATGGACTTGGAGAATTTGATCCTCAGCTTAAACAGAGGATGCAAGATGGTCTTGATGTTGCTGGCAAGCTTACCAGCAATGCTCTTGCTATTGTCACTGCAGTTTCCAATATCCTCGACAACTACCGCTTGCAATTGAAG GTTCAACCAAGTGGCCGTAGGCTTCTTGGAACAACAGTAGTAGATAGAGACGGGTTTCCGACATGGTTGACGGGGGCAGATAGGAAGTTGCTTGCATCGAAACAAAGAGGCGTTCGACCAACACCGAACGCAGTGGTGGCTAAGGACGGTAGTGGGAAATATAAGACCATTGCTGCTGCATTAGCTGCATACCCGAAGGTCCTAAGAGGAAGATACGTAATCTACGTGAAAGCAGGGATCTATGATGAATACATCACTCTAACTAAAGAcatgaaaaatgttttcatgTATGGAGATGGTCCAAGAAAAACCATTGTCACGGGTCGCAAGAGCAACCGCGACGGTTTCACCACACAAAACACTGCCTCTTTTG CTGCCATAGGGGAAGGATTTCTTTGCAAATCCATGGGATTCACCAACACTGCTGGTCCTGAAGGCCACCAAGCAGTAGCCTTACGCGTTCAATCCGATAGATCCGCCTTCTTCAACTGCAGAATGGACGGTCATCAAGACACTCTCTACGTACAAACTCACCGTCAATTCTACCGCAACTGTGTCGTATCGGGTACCGTAGACTTCATCTTCGGTGATTCATCCACCGTCATCCAAAACTCCTTAATCATCGTTCGCCGCCCAATGGACAACCAACAAAACACCGTCACAGCCCAAGGTCGCGCCGAGCAAAAAGAAATCACCGGTCTAGTGATCCACAACTGCAGAATCGTCCCAGAACAGAAGTTGTTCGCTGAGAGGTTCAAGATTCCAACATTCTTGGGGCGACCATGGAAGCAATATGCGAGAACTGTGATCATGGAGTCTACATTGGGTGATTTCATTCAACCAGCTGGATACATGCCTTGGTCTGGAGATTTTGCATTGGAGACATGTTTGTATTTGGAGTATGGGAACAGAGGACCTGGTGCTAACACCAACAGAAGAGTGAGATGGAAGGGTGCTAAAGTGATTGGAAGAAATGAAGCTTTGCAATATACTGCTGGTGCATTTCTTCTCGGAAGATCTTGGCTTCCAACTACTGGTGGGCTTTACTACTTGGGATTGAAGaactga
- the LOC101205933 gene encoding proline--tRNA ligase, cytoplasmic: MLEDLILLTTDCRSREFLWQEGHTAFATKDEADTEVLEILELYRRIYEEYLVIPVIKGKKSEMEKFAGGLYTTSVEAFIPNTGRGIQGATSHCLGQNFAKLFEINFENEKGEKAMVWQNSWAYSTRTIGVMVMVHGDDKGLVMPLQVASIQVIIVPVPYKDADTQGIFYACSATSDMLSKAGIRAEVDIGENYSPGWKYSHWEMKGVPLRIEIGPKDLANNQVRAVRRDNSAKKDIPNPSLLFIVMSGDHPR, from the exons ATGTT AGAagacttaattttattaaccACTGACTGCAGGAGTCGTGAGTTCCTATGGCAGGAAGGGCACACTGCTTTTGCTACTAAGGATGAAGCAGATACAGAG GTTCTTGAGATATTGGAACTGTATAGACGCATATATGAAGAATACCTGGTGATTCCTGTTATTAAGGGCAAGAAGAGTGAGATGGAGAAGTTTGCTGGTGGTCTTTACACCACAAGCGTTGAG GCATTTATCCCAAACACTGGTCGTGGTATTCAAGGTGCGACTTCACATTGTTTGGGtcaaaattttgcaaaattgtttgaaatcaactttgaaaatgaaaaggggGAGAAAGCTATGGTCTGGCAAAATTCGTGGGCCTATAGTACCAGAACG ATTGGTGTGATGGTTATGGTTCACGGTGATGACAAGGGATTGGTGATGCCTCTCCAAGTTGCATCAATTCAAGTCATTATAGTTCCTGTTCCCTACAAAGATGCAGACACTCAAGGAATTTTTTATGCTTGTTCTGCCACTTCGGATATGTTGTCCAAAGCAGGAATTCGTGCAGAGGTAGACATTGGGGAGAACTATTCTCCTGGATGGAAATACTCCCACTGGGAGATGAAAGGTGTTCCACTCAGGATTGAAATAGGGCCCAAGGACTTAGCAAACAATCAG gtACGCGCAGTTCGCCGTGATAATTCTGCAAAGAAGGACATACCCAACCCTTCACTCTTGTTCATAGTGATGTCTGGGGACCATCCAAGATAA